The nucleotide window GGGCGTAATATACTTAATGATGAATTTATAAACCCTCGGAATAGACATATCCGCTCCCCTATGTATCTCCTCCCAAGCACGATCCATACCAAACACCCAGGCAAAAAGTATCGTCTCAATCGTAGCAAATACTACCAGGAAAAATGTACCGCCCCAAAAATCCAGCTCATCGACCACCCCGTGGCCTAAGAAAATTATCGCCGGCTGGCATAATATAAATGAAACTATCCCAAATATAGAAACTGCCCGTTTACGGTTGATATTAAATTCATCCTCTAAGAATGCTACAGCCGGCTGGGCCAAAGATACCGCAGAGGTTATCCCGGATAAAAATAACAAGAAGAACCAAAAAAAACCAAATATTGCCGCCATCGGAAGCTTGTTTAAAACCAATGGCATGGTTACAAAACCCAGATTAAAAACCCCTGATTGAGCAATAGATTTAATATCTACCGGGCCAAAAAATACAAAAGCCGCAGGTATTACAATACTTCCTCCTAGAATAATCTCGGCAAATTCATTAGTCATTGAAGCGGTTGTTCCTGAAAGCACAACATCATCAGCTTTTTTTAAGTAACTAGCATAAGTAAGAATTACACCTATCCCTACGCTTAAAGTAAAAAATATTTGCCCGGCAGCTTCAAGCCAGACCTTTGCTGATTTTAAAGCAGAGAAATCCGGATTCCATAGAAAACCAAAACCACCCGAAACATTCCAATCAGGATGAGCCAAATCCGGAGTACCCAATGTCAAAACCCTAAGCATCAACGCTATGCCAAAAATAAACAGAACCGGCATTGCCCATTTACATAATTTTTCTATACCGCCCTTAATCCCATAATAAATCACCCAAATATTCAGCAGAAAGGTTATCAGAAAGAATGTATAAGCAACACCTATGCCGCTGAAATACTGATTCTTTTCTAGGCCCTGAAAACCTGTTAAAAAACTACGCATGGTAAATTGATTGGTTAAAGAAGCGTATTTACCGGTTAAAGCAAAAAAACTATAGGCAAGAGTCCAGGATTCAATAAAAGTATAATAAATAAAAATAACCAGCGGCCCGAATATCCCAATTATTCCGAAATATTTGATGAAACGGTTTTTCTGCCAAAGGCTGTGGAATATCCCAGGAGCAGTGCCATGTTCAAAACCTCCTCCGTAACGTCCCAGGGTCCATTCAATCCACATAAGAGGAATACCTAAAAGAAGCAAGGAAATAAAATAGGGAATCATAAAAGCCCCACCGCCATTTGCCGCAGCCTTGGCCGGAAAACGTAAAAAATTACCAAGACCGATGGCTGAACCAGCCACCGCCATAATAATTCCTAGCCGTGATCCCCAACTATCTCTTTTCTTTAATTGTGCCATAACTTTTTACATATTATTCAGTGCTTCCTGAAGCAACGGCAACACACCTTGCGCCTCTTCTTTTGTCAACCTCCCGAGTTTGGCAAAAGCATATTCGCCATTTTTATCTTTTATCTCCCTGCTAATCTGGATCTTTTTAGGGCCGTTGTTATAAGAATAAACACTAACCGCAATTTTTCCAGAATCATTTTCCCAAAAACGGGTAAAAACCTGCGTATCCAAGCTGCTATCGTATGGCATTTTTATCCTCCTGTTAGACTCTAACCCCATTTCCCGATTAGGCTCGAAACAGTTTCCAGGCTAAAGCGGAAACTGTTTCGTTCATTATTTTTATCTTCTCTAAAACTTCTTACCGTGCCGATAAGGCCGGGTTTTATTATATTCAATCTTCTTTAATAATGCTTTCTCCAGGTCTATTTTTCTTGAACCACAATAATCAAATATGCGAATACAACAATCTGCCAACTCTTCCGCCAGATTATTCTCTTTATCGTGACTACGCATTGCCTCCAGGGCCTCGGATAGCTCAGAATGCATAAGTGCAATCAGCTCCCCGTCGTTACGGCTATCCTCCCACCAGCCTTTAGATTTAGCAACACGATGGCACTCTTTAATCAAATCCTTAATTGCTAGGTTTTTTTTCAACATTAGCTTTCTTCTCCTCTTGCTGGCTTTGGTTATTACTAATCAAATTACCACCCTGTGGCTGAACTTTAGGCTCAAGTAATATATTAATACCAGTAAATATTCTGTTGGCAATTTCTTCTTTTGCGTAAGTACTGGGGCTTGATATCTCAACCAAAGTATTGACTCCTGCTTCCTCGGTAAAAAATATTCCCACCGGAGTAGTATCTGCCTGAGACAGGTAAATAGCAATCATCTTCTTTTTGGGATCCTCCGAATATATATACGGTGGAATATTCCCTTGGGCTAATATATCCTTAACCTTGGTATAACAATCGTTATAACCTAAGGCAAAAGATTTTTTCACCGCATCTTTACGCTTATCCTCCAGAACCTGTGTAGATACCCCAATAAAACCCTTGCCCATCTCTTTAACCGTAGAGCATCCTGAGAGAAACACTGCTGCTAAATAAAATGCGCTAACTGAAACAAAATATTTATTCATTTACAACTCCTTTTTACCCCAGAGGGGTAAGCCATCCCATAACTATAAAGGAATGGCTTTATTATTCATTAATCAGTTGCCGGATCTCATCCAGATGCTTGCGTGCCTCTTCTTCCCCGCGCTTGGCGAATTCACTTGCTTTATGCAATTCCAACCAAAATAAACCTGATGTGTCCGGATGTAAAACAATGTCAGCCAATTCCCCTTCTCGCCTGGCTACCTCAGATTGTAAAACTTCGACACTACTAAAAATAATATTTACAATATTGAGGTTAAAAATGCTTTTAAACCTGGCAAAAAAACTTAGGTGCTTATTCTTTTGAGTACCAACAACATTTCCGGAAGGAACCACCTCTTTTAGCTTCTTTAATTGCTTTAGAATATCTTCCCGGGAAGGAGTAACATTCACCGCGATAATCTTTTTAACTCCCATTTGCATTAAAGGCTCAGTAGGCAAAGGATAGGTTACTCCCCCATCGAAAAGAACCTCTTCCTTGAATTTAAAAGGCGCAAAAATACCCGGCATCGAACAGCTTGCCATTATAGCATCAACCAGAGATCCTTTATCTAAAATCTTGGCCTCTTTTTTATGCACGTTACTGGCAATTATCCTCAGAGGGAGTTTCACATCATAAAAAGTTTTGTCCCCCAGGTGTTTCTTTAAAAAACGGTATAATTTATTACCTTTAATAAAACTAAACCGGGGAAAAGTTATATCAATTAATCCCCAAATATGTTTTGGCTCTCTGAACTCACTTGTAATCTCGAGAATTTCACTGCTGCTTTTACCAATAGCCCAAAGGCTAGCAATTAAGGAGCCAATACTAGAACCTACAATAACATCGATTGGAATTTTTTCTTCCTCAATTACCTTTAATACTCCCACATGGCAAAAACCATAGCCTACTCCCACCCCTAAAACCAGGCCAACTAAACAATCTCCCAGTTGCCGGGCGATTCTCCTGACTGCTTTAGAATACTCACAATCAGGTTCATCGATAATCAGGCGCGCAGGAGCATCAAATTCAATCTTAGGAATAGTAGCAAAAATATCCTGGCCTAAAATCTCCAACTCTTCACTATAATTAATCTTAGATAATTTATATTCATTAACAATCGTCTTGATTTTAACAGGATCAAAATTAAAATCCGTCTTAAGGCGGTTGTTCAGATTATTAGTGCGTTTTAAATCCACAGGATCCGGGCTGCTTAATATATGGATAAAATCCGACTGATTAAGCATGCTGATAATCGAACGATCCATGGCCGCCGGTAGATCCAACAGAATATAATGATAATCATTAACCAGAATACTTAATATCTCGATTAACCGCTTAAGACAGAGATCATTATCTTCTTGGTAATAGAAACAGAACAAATCTATGCCAAAGCTACTTTTTATAATAAAATCATTTGGTAAGGTATAAATATCAGTACCGGAAGATAAGTCAAATATAGGAGATTGCTGGATTTCTAGTTTAATTGGTAAAGTATGTATTTTTTCTCTCGGCAAGATGTCCAAAATAATCACTGATTTATGCGTTTCATGCTTCAAACTTAGAGCCAGATTCAAAGCATAGATAGTTTTTCCTGCTTGCGCATAAGAACTAAAAACTGAAATAACTGTACTTTCAAATATTTTTTTCTGATGTATATCTTTACGTTTAAGCCGGCGGCTCAATGAACGGCTTAAATCAATAGCCAGCTTCGGAGTATTTTCCAAAACAGAATTAAAATCATCTTTCTTAACTACAAGAATAATACAATCATTTATCGTTTGGGCCGTAACCGAATGCGCTTCATTAGTAAGTAAAGAAATGATACCGAAATATTTACCGCGGTGCAAATACTCTAAAATTGTCTGCTTGCCTTCTTTATCCTTAGTATAAATTTGTACTCGGCCTGAAATAATGCAATAAAAGGCGCATGGAGGTGTACCCTCTTCATAAATAATTTGCCCCTTACGGTATTCAACAATTTGGCTCTTTAACTCAATTGCCGCAAGTTCTGCCTTATTAAAGCCGGCAAAACACGATAATTCTTTTATAATGGATTCTTTATCCTTAATGTCCATTTAAATTTCCCCACTATAGGTAACTTGCGCAAGCTTTTTTGCGCTTGCTTTAATTGTACGTTTTTGATTTTGATAATCTACATGCACCAAGCCAAAACGCGCTTCAAATCCTTTATCCCATTCAAAATTATCTATCAGCGACCAATAGATGTAACCTAACGCCTTAACTCCCTGGCCAATAGCTCTATGCAGCTGCTCCAGATGCCCCCGGATATAATCCCACCTTAAATTATCATCTTCAGTACATATACCATTTTCAGTAATTAAAACAGGAAGATTATATTTCTTAAGGGCTATTAAAAGCTTATAGAGCCCTTGTGGATAAATATCCCATCCTAAAGAGTTCTTAGGTAAAGGATCATGGTTATATCTGCAGGTATCTAGCAACAGAGCCCTTATCTTCCAACTACGTACATCCACCAGACTCCTGCTGTAATAATTTATCCCGATGTAATCTAAGGATTTTTTACGCAGGAGCTCCTCTATAAAATAAAGGTTATATAATTTATGCCGCAAATATTGGGCTAATCTATTTTTTAATGTCGGCTGACAAATTTCAAATGCCTGTAAATTAGCCGCAACACTAACCATGGGTTTTTCTAAAGCATTGTCCTGATAAATTTTATGTATAATCCGGTAGGCTTCTATGTGGGCTTTAGCCATATTTAAAGTTACAATTACCGTTTTAATCAGCGAACACTCTTTTGGAGGCCAAACACCCAACAGATAGGAGTGCGAAGAATAAATCAGGGGCTCATTTATGGTTATCCAAAATTTTACCTGACTGGCAAACTCTTTAACTATCCTATCTACAAAACGTAAAAAATATTTCTTAGAATTAGAATTGAACCAAGCCCCCTTCTGGCTAAACCAAATGGGGTTGGTAAAATGATGCAAGGTAACTATTGGCTGGATCCCTTGGTTTTTTAATTCAGAAATAACTTTACGGTAATGCTCGATCTCCACAAGATCAAATTGGCCTTCTTTAGGTTCAATACGGCTCCACTCTATGGAAAAACGATGACAATTATGGTTGAGCTCCTTGGCTATTGCAAAATCTTGGGCATAAAGCTCATAATGCCGGCAGGCTTGACCTGAAGGTTCTTTAAGAGCATGGTTTTGTTCAGCCGCCCACCAGTCATTATGGATATTTTGGCCTTCGACTTGATGCGCGCTGGTTGAAGCACCCCAAAGAAAGTTTTGCGGAAATTTCTTCATATAGAGTTATATTATACCACCGTAAAAAAGAAAATCCCAATGAAAATAACGGGACCGTTTCTATTTTTAAAAGAAAATCCCAATGAAGAAAAAATAGAAACGGTCCCTTTGATTTTAAACAAAATTTACAGGTGAAACTTTTTAACTATCTCTTAACAGGCTCTACTACAGCACTCAAATGTTTACTCAGTACTTCCCAGGTCTTCGGGCCAACCTTTCCATCAGCTTTCAGGCCATTTGCGCTCTGAAAACTTTCAATTGCCTTCTTGGTTTTCGGACCAAGGCTTCCGTCAATCTTACCGGTATAAAAACCGACATTCTTTAAAGCTGTCTGAATCTCAATATTTGTTGGCTTATACGGCCCCTGAGGTGGTAAAGGCACTATTTCTTTAGTCGAGACAGATGCACTAGAAGGTAAAACTTTACTTTCTACACTCTTTGTTTCCGGTAAAACTGGGGCTTGTTGAACAGAACCACTGGGCGCGCTTAAAGATTCCATTGTAATAGGCTGCCACTCCTCTGTTTCCTGTTTCTTACCACAACCGGATAATGCCGCTAACACTAAAACCACTACCCCTAAACTTAACAACCTCCTCATACTTACGCTCCTCTCTAATTTATTAAATTTAATATTATGACGTTTAATTATTTTGAAATTGCCGGAGCCTGTTCACCTCCCTGCCGGCAAGCTTATCAATAATAATTCTAGCAAAATATATGAATAAATCAAATAAAATCTATTATAAATCCTTTAATCCCGGAAATAAAAAACTAATTAAAGCAAATAATATCAAACAAGTAAAGCCGCAGAAAAGAAGAGCCGTTGATACTCCCAATGATTGCGCAAGGCTTCCGGAAATCAAGTTCCCAAAAGGCATAATTCCGGCAAAAGTAATCATAAAAAGGCCCATCACCCTGCCGCGAAATTCATCTGGCACATTAATTTGCAATAAGGTATTAATTAAAGCAACCGGAATAAAACTTGAACAACCCACGAAAATTAAAGTAAAGGCAGATAGTACATAATTTTTAGATAATGAGAAGGCTATCAGAGAGAAAGAAAATAAAAATACCGATCCTATTAAAAGCCTGCCCTTAGATTTAAAATCACCGAGGCTGGCTAAGCCCAAAGATCCGATCAAAGCTCCAATACCAATACTAGACATTAACACCCCTAAACCACTTGCACCTGTATGAAGTACATTACTAGCAAAAACCGGCATAAGGATAACATAAGAAACACCAAACATACTCACCGCCGCAACCATGCTTACTAAAGCTAAGATAAGACGATTACCTCTGATAAAAATCAATCCTTCTTTAAGGTCCCTTAAGGCAGAGTTACTATTGCGAGCCGTACTTTTACCGAATTTAATACAAAAAAGCGCGATAATTACCGCCAAAAAACTAATCCCATTTAAATAAAAACACCCACTCATCCCGATTATCGAAATCAACACGCCGGCAATCGCAGGGCCCATAATACGTGAAGAATTAAAAGCTACTGAATTTAAAGTAATGGCATTAAAAAGATGCTTTTTACCCACCAACTCCACTACTATCGATTGCCTGGCTGGCGCATCAAAGGCCATAATTATGCCGTTAAACAAGGCAATGAACATAATTTGTACCGGTGTAATAAGTTTAAACTGGGTTAAAACCGCTAGTAAAAAAGCCAGCAGCATAAAAGCCCCTTGAGTAAAAATCAAAATATTTCTTTTATTTACCCTGTCGGCCAAAACACCTCCAAACAAAGAAAGTACAAACATAGGTATCGAACCCAAAAAACCAACCACCCCCAAAAGAAATGCGGAGTTGGTCAGCTGAAAAATCAGCCAGCTCTGGGCAACGCTTTGTATCCAGGTGCCTATCAAAGATACAAACATACCCAGCCAATATATACGAAAGTACCTAACCTTTAACGAGGAAAACATATGTATTTAGGAAGGATTACTTAATCTCTGCCTTACCAAGTCGCTGACCAATTTACCATCAGCTCCTCCGGATATTTTTACAGTTAACTCTTTCATCAAGCGGCCCATATCCTTCATACTACTTGCACCTGTTGCAATAACTGCCTCTTCGATCAGACGCTTAATCTCCTCAGGCGGCATTTCTGCGGGCAGATAACTTTTTAAGATTTCCGATTCTTTTTTCTCTTTTTCTGCCGCTTCCAATCTGCCACCCTTGGTAAACTGCTCAATAGAATCCTGACGCTGTTTTATCTGTTTCTTGATTACGGTAATAATTTCCGTATCATCAAGTTTATCTTTTTTCTTAGCAGTTGCAAGATTTAGCATATCCGCCCGTAAAAAACTTAAAACTGAACTCTTCAAAGCATCCCGCGACTTCATTGCTTCCTTATAATCATTAAAAATTTTTTCTGCTAACATAATTATCCTCCCGATTAAGTCATCCTGAGCCCGCCATCGGATCAGTGGCAAGCGAAGGATCTAGATTCTTCGTCCGCCACTAAAATCAATGGCGGATTCAGGATGGCGTATCCATAGTTTTTACTTATTTTTTATTTTCAGGTCGACTTTTAAAATTAGAACAAGAAACAATCTTTAAATTTAATCAGGCGCCTCTCTAAATTTCCCAAGGTAAGCTTCCTTGTCCTATATAAACCGAAATCTTCCACATTAAAAGAAGCTGCCACCGTCCCATAAGCTAAGGCCTTCTTTATCGTCGAAGAGTTTATTTTGCCGCTCTTTGCTAAATACCCCATAAACCCGCCGGCAAAGGTATCCCCTGCTCCCGTAGGGTCAACTACTTTCTCAACCGGATACGCAGGAAGCGAAAAAACAAGCCTGCTTGCGGCATGCAAAGTGCGGCTATAAAATAAAACACCATGCTCACCCTTTTTAATAAGTACCATCTTGGGGCCAAAAGAAGACAAACACCTTGCCGCCTTAATCAGATTACTTTCACCCGATAAATCCCTGGCTTCTTGATCATTAGCCACATAAATATCTATAAACTTAAGCAACTTAATCAGTTCTTTGCGTTTAGTATTAATCCAATAGTTCATGCTGTCTAAGCCGACTAATTTCGGAGAATGCATCTTACGCAAGAGATGCTCCTGGATATCCGGGTCAACATTGGCTAAAAATATATTTTCGATTTTACGCTGCTCTTCGGAAACCTGAGGTTTAAATACCGAAAGTACGCCTAATTCTGTATTTATGGTAAGGGCTGAATTTAAATCACCCTTATATTCGCCCTCCCACCTAAATGTTTTTCCGCTTTCCATAATCAAAGAACTCAAATTAATCCCTTTGCTCTTTAAGAAAGCAATGTGTTTTGTTGGGAAATCTCCTCCAACAATGGCGATCAAATTAACCTTGGTAAAAAGCCGGGCGGTCATGGAGAAATGCGCAGCAGATCCACCAAGCAATTCTTTACGTTTTCCAAAAGGGGTTTTTACACTATCCAATGCCACTGTTCCCAAAACAATTATACTCAATTTTACTCCTCCTGCCCACAGGGGCACACCCGCGCAATACCTTATAAGCGCGGGGTGTCAGTGCGAGCTCGCAATAATAGGTGCCGAATAAAATAAACCAAGCTTACCGCAACAATTGAAATTATTATACTCCCAACAATATCAATCATATGATGCACGCCGACATATACTCTAGAAAAACCTACAAATAATGCCAAAATTCCTAATACAAAACCCATACGCCGGCTAAAGACAAAAATTATCGCTGAAATAGCTGAAACTAACAATTCATGTTGTGAAGGAAAACCATTATCCGCCTTATGATAAATTAAAGGCTTAAAATGCCCCTCAATAAAAGGACGTGGATTGTGATAAAGATACCCGGCGATCTTGAAAATAATAAAAATTAACGGTAGGCTAATACAGGCAAAAATCAAGATTTCTTTCTTTTTGGATTTAGGTTGG belongs to Candidatus Omnitrophota bacterium and includes:
- a CDS encoding PfkB family carbohydrate kinase; protein product: MSIIVLGTVALDSVKTPFGKRKELLGGSAAHFSMTARLFTKVNLIAIVGGDFPTKHIAFLKSKGINLSSLIMESGKTFRWEGEYKGDLNSALTINTELGVLSVFKPQVSEEQRKIENIFLANVDPDIQEHLLRKMHSPKLVGLDSMNYWINTKRKELIKLLKFIDIYVANDQEARDLSGESNLIKAARCLSSFGPKMVLIKKGEHGVLFYSRTLHAASRLVFSLPAYPVEKVVDPTGAGDTFAGGFMGYLAKSGKINSSTIKKALAYGTVAASFNVEDFGLYRTRKLTLGNLERRLIKFKDCFLF
- a CDS encoding glycoside hydrolase family 1 protein, which produces MKKFPQNFLWGASTSAHQVEGQNIHNDWWAAEQNHALKEPSGQACRHYELYAQDFAIAKELNHNCHRFSIEWSRIEPKEGQFDLVEIEHYRKVISELKNQGIQPIVTLHHFTNPIWFSQKGAWFNSNSKKYFLRFVDRIVKEFASQVKFWITINEPLIYSSHSYLLGVWPPKECSLIKTVIVTLNMAKAHIEAYRIIHKIYQDNALEKPMVSVAANLQAFEICQPTLKNRLAQYLRHKLYNLYFIEELLRKKSLDYIGINYYSRSLVDVRSWKIRALLLDTCRYNHDPLPKNSLGWDIYPQGLYKLLIALKKYNLPVLITENGICTEDDNLRWDYIRGHLEQLHRAIGQGVKALGYIYWSLIDNFEWDKGFEARFGLVHVDYQNQKRTIKASAKKLAQVTYSGEI
- a CDS encoding MazG nucleotide pyrophosphohydrolase domain-containing protein, whose amino-acid sequence is MLKKNLAIKDLIKECHRVAKSKGWWEDSRNDGELIALMHSELSEALEAMRSHDKENNLAEELADCCIRIFDYCGSRKIDLEKALLKKIEYNKTRPYRHGKKF
- a CDS encoding sodium-dependent transporter — encoded protein: MAQLKKRDSWGSRLGIIMAVAGSAIGLGNFLRFPAKAAANGGGAFMIPYFISLLLLGIPLMWIEWTLGRYGGGFEHGTAPGIFHSLWQKNRFIKYFGIIGIFGPLVIFIYYTFIESWTLAYSFFALTGKYASLTNQFTMRSFLTGFQGLEKNQYFSGIGVAYTFFLITFLLNIWVIYYGIKGGIEKLCKWAMPVLFIFGIALMLRVLTLGTPDLAHPDWNVSGGFGFLWNPDFSALKSAKVWLEAAGQIFFTLSVGIGVILTYASYLKKADDVVLSGTTASMTNEFAEIILGGSIVIPAAFVFFGPVDIKSIAQSGVFNLGFVTMPLVLNKLPMAAIFGFFWFFLLFLSGITSAVSLAQPAVAFLEDEFNINRKRAVSIFGIVSFILCQPAIIFLGHGVVDELDFWGGTFFLVVFATIETILFAWVFGMDRAWEEIHRGADMSIPRVYKFIIKYITPLFLFIILGMWFAQEWLPIILMKNVSGIDKPFILGTRLVLLFIFIILAVLVKIAWRNRKLKQRS
- a CDS encoding GatB/YqeY domain-containing protein, with translation MLAEKIFNDYKEAMKSRDALKSSVLSFLRADMLNLATAKKKDKLDDTEIITVIKKQIKQRQDSIEQFTKGGRLEAAEKEKKESEILKSYLPAEMPPEEIKRLIEEAVIATGASSMKDMGRLMKELTVKISGGADGKLVSDLVRQRLSNPS
- a CDS encoding phosphatase PAP2 family protein; this encodes MHNITDLIFIFGAKYLFLFVVAIGFAWFLTQPKSKKKEILIFACISLPLIFIIFKIAGYLYHNPRPFIEGHFKPLIYHKADNGFPSQHELLVSAISAIIFVFSRRMGFVLGILALFVGFSRVYVGVHHMIDIVGSIIISIVAVSLVYFIRHLLLRARTDTPRL
- a CDS encoding peptidoglycan-binding domain-containing protein, coding for MRRLLSLGVVVLVLAALSGCGKKQETEEWQPITMESLSAPSGSVQQAPVLPETKSVESKVLPSSASVSTKEIVPLPPQGPYKPTNIEIQTALKNVGFYTGKIDGSLGPKTKKAIESFQSANGLKADGKVGPKTWEVLSKHLSAVVEPVKR
- a CDS encoding cyclic nucleotide-binding domain-containing protein; translated protein: MDIKDKESIIKELSCFAGFNKAELAAIELKSQIVEYRKGQIIYEEGTPPCAFYCIISGRVQIYTKDKEGKQTILEYLHRGKYFGIISLLTNEAHSVTAQTINDCIILVVKKDDFNSVLENTPKLAIDLSRSLSRRLKRKDIHQKKIFESTVISVFSSYAQAGKTIYALNLALSLKHETHKSVIILDILPREKIHTLPIKLEIQQSPIFDLSSGTDIYTLPNDFIIKSSFGIDLFCFYYQEDNDLCLKRLIEILSILVNDYHYILLDLPAAMDRSIISMLNQSDFIHILSSPDPVDLKRTNNLNNRLKTDFNFDPVKIKTIVNEYKLSKINYSEELEILGQDIFATIPKIEFDAPARLIIDEPDCEYSKAVRRIARQLGDCLVGLVLGVGVGYGFCHVGVLKVIEEEKIPIDVIVGSSIGSLIASLWAIGKSSSEILEITSEFREPKHIWGLIDITFPRFSFIKGNKLYRFLKKHLGDKTFYDVKLPLRIIASNVHKKEAKILDKGSLVDAIMASCSMPGIFAPFKFKEEVLFDGGVTYPLPTEPLMQMGVKKIIAVNVTPSREDILKQLKKLKEVVPSGNVVGTQKNKHLSFFARFKSIFNLNIVNIIFSSVEVLQSEVARREGELADIVLHPDTSGLFWLELHKASEFAKRGEEEARKHLDEIRQLINE
- a CDS encoding MFS transporter, with amino-acid sequence MFSSLKVRYFRIYWLGMFVSLIGTWIQSVAQSWLIFQLTNSAFLLGVVGFLGSIPMFVLSLFGGVLADRVNKRNILIFTQGAFMLLAFLLAVLTQFKLITPVQIMFIALFNGIIMAFDAPARQSIVVELVGKKHLFNAITLNSVAFNSSRIMGPAIAGVLISIIGMSGCFYLNGISFLAVIIALFCIKFGKSTARNSNSALRDLKEGLIFIRGNRLILALVSMVAAVSMFGVSYVILMPVFASNVLHTGASGLGVLMSSIGIGALIGSLGLASLGDFKSKGRLLIGSVFLFSFSLIAFSLSKNYVLSAFTLIFVGCSSFIPVALINTLLQINVPDEFRGRVMGLFMITFAGIMPFGNLISGSLAQSLGVSTALLFCGFTCLILFALISFLFPGLKDL